TGTTCTTTAGTGTGTATGTTCCGGCTACCAGGGGTTTCTTTAATATAGGCGAATCTATGGTTTTCCTGTCAGCCATATTGTTTGGGCCCTTTGTTGGGGCGTTTGCTGGCGGGGTAGGCTCAATGCTCGCCGATGTCTTATTGGGCTATCCGCATTATGCTCCGGCAACGTTGATAATTAAGGCATCGGAGGGCTTTATAGTTGGATATTTGAACAAACGAAACCCCAAACTTAATAGGGCGAGATGGAGGGCGCTAACTTCAATTCTAGCTATAGTTGCGGGGGCGCTTTTAGCAGCTATCGGCTCAGCCTACTATAGCGGGGAGGTTGAATTGACCGTGGGACAGATAATTATTCCAGTCCATATTTCAGAATTATTCTGGCTGACCCTTGGTTTGATAACAGCCATATCCATAATCCTAGCGGGCTTGATCACAGATCCAGAGGTCGGCTGGACAATCCTATCCGTCATCATCGGCGGCTCCATAATGGTTCTAGGATACTTCATCTATCAAATGTATTTTCTATTCCCGCTATTCGGCATAGAGGCGATCGCAATAGCTGAGGTCCCAGTTAACATTGGACAGATGACCATAGGCTTAATAATAGCCGTTCCAGCATCTAGAATTATCCGAAAAATATTCCTGACTGGCGGAAAGTAAAAGCGTCTATGGTTGGAAAGCCGCATTTATCTGTTCAATTAATTATTTGAAGGTAGAGAGGAAGCAATCTGAAAATTTAAATATCTGCTTTTCACTTCACTCGATGCATTGATGGGTGCTTGGATATGAGAGCATTAATCGTGTCTGGTTCACCCCATAAAAATGGGCTTTGCGCAACGATATCTAATGAGATCGCAAACGGTATTAAGGCGGCTGGTGGAGAATCCAAAATAGTATTTCTGGCGGAAAAAAGTGTTAGCGCGTGCAGAGCATGCACTAGCCCATTATGTTGGCAGGAGATGGAGTGCGTAATAGAGGATGATGCGCTTGAACTAAGGAGGCTACTCAATGATTGTGATGCGCTGGCGTTTGTTGCTCCAGTCTATTTTCTCTCGGTAAATGGGTTATCTAAAAACTTCATGGATAGGATGAGATATTATGGGGGGAATGGAAAGCCAGCTATGGCGGTCTCGGTAGCTGGTGGCACAGGTAAAGGATGCGTGCTCGCATTACAGGAGATTTGCAGATGGCTCATTATGCTGGGTTTTCGCCCGCAAAACCCGCTGCCGGTAACACGCTATAACTTAGATACAGCTCTTATAGAGGTCAAAGTTAGAGGAAAGAGAATGGTTGGAGTGAAACCTCAGCGGTTCTCTAGCCTAGCTGAAAAAGTTGCCTACTATGAATCTTTACCATACATGAAATACAGCGTGATAGATGAAATCCTGCTTCTAGCCAAGGAAGCCGTTAATGGGATAATGAGGAAAGGGAGAGCTGACTTAATAAGCGAAGCCAAGGAAAAGATTGAGGTTGGAGAAACCCTGCTTAGAATAGGTAAGATTAGCGATGCCATAAAAGTAATTACAGAAGCCCACGAAGAAAGCATGAGAATCTTTAACGAAGTATCTCGCCAATGATTTTAAATAAATATATCTTTGTCTCAGAGCTCTCTTCTGAGGATTAAATTAAAATGAGCGGAGATGAAGATCTAATTAAGGATATTCTGTCAAAATACAGGACTATTGCCATAATTGGGCTTTCGAGAGACCCAGAGAAGGATAGTTATAGGGTTGCAAGGTATCTGGCGGAGCACGGCTTCAAAATAATACCTGTAAACCCCAATGCTGACGTAATTTTAGGCGAGAAATGTTATGCCAGTTTACCTGAAATCCCCGCGGATAAACAAAAAATGATTGAGATTGTAAACATTTTTAGGCCGCCGGGCGAGGTTCCGGGAATTGTTGAGCAGGCAATTCAATTAAGAAGGTTTCATGGTAAGCCTTATGTCATCTGGACTCAGCTTGGCATAATTAACGAGCGCGCTGCAGGTATGGCTAAAGACGCCGGCTTCGTTGTGATAATGGATAGGTGTATTATGCGGGAGCATATGCGGCTCTTCAAAAAGTAGAATGATTCGCTTCTTCTCTAAAGATTCATTAACGCAATTTACTTGTCTGGCAGATATTGGGCTAGTATCATCGCATGGTCTTTATCATATGGTTCTAGATGTATGACTTGGTGTATTTGGAAGCCGTTCTTCTCCAGTATAGCTATTTCTCTCTTATAGATTTCGCTAGGCTCCTTCGTAACATCTATGCTCCTCGCTTTTATAGCCAGCATTATCCACCCGCCTTTCTTGAGAAAAATCTTAGCGTTGTCAGCCAATATCTGAGCCTGCTCCGGCTGAGCTACATCACAGTATATCATGTCAACTTTCTCAACCATATTGGCGTATTTCTCTGGGAGCCTAGCGTCAGCCAAAATAGGCGACATGTTAGGTCTATATCTGCAGACGTTATCTACGAGCTCCTTCAATGGTCGGGGGGCAAACTCTATGCAGAAGACATGCCCTTCTTCGCCAACTATATCTGAAACATGGCTTGCAGTTGTCCCAGAAGCCGCGCCTAGATATAGAACCTTGTATCCCGCCCTAATTGGAAGCATTTTTAAGCCCTTGAGTATGGCCGCAGCTATCTTGCTTCTATACGGATCCCACACTCTATACTCAGCGTCCGCATATTTTATTAAGCGTTCACCATAAACATCTTTGCCCGGTGCAAGGTTCTTTGACGCTATCCTATGTGATCCGTCCTCAAGGGTCACTCTATACACTCCATCAAACTTTGGCAACGGCTCAACCTTCACACTCATCTATTTACCATCACCTCTTTACTTTAGGTTTAGCCTTCTTCTTCGGCGCTTTAGCCTTCGGCGGGCTTGGATACTTCTCCTCTATCTCTTTAATTCTCCGTGACAACTCCTCTTTGAGTTTATCGCCCACGTAGTTTCCAGTGAAGGCATCAGTCCTAGCGGCTATGGAAAGCTTGCCGGCAAGAGCCCTCGCAATCTTACCTCTAAGCCACTTTTTAGCCCTGAAAACCAGCGAGTGCTGGAATATAACGCCGTGTTTAGGCGGCTTAGCGCCAGTTCTTAGAGCCCTGAAGAGCGCCTTCTCAGCGCCTAAAACTTGCACTGTGCTCGCCGGCATTTTGGCAAGGTTTTCCAGCCCGCCAGCGAGCGCTATCAGCCTAGCCCCTAGGGAGGAGCCTGCCAGGGCCCTGAGGTTCGGCGCCACATCTTCCATGAGCGCATCTATATATTTTTCTAGGTTCGCTCTGGCTTCGTAAAGCTGCAATATGTTTTTAGAGA
The sequence above is drawn from the Candidatus Bathyarchaeia archaeon genome and encodes:
- a CDS encoding ECF transporter S component, whose protein sequence is MSAERSKPVERVLPVLNLVFAAISTALVCIATMFFSVYVPATRGFFNIGESMVFLSAILFGPFVGAFAGGVGSMLADVLLGYPHYAPATLIIKASEGFIVGYLNKRNPKLNRARWRALTSILAIVAGALLAAIGSAYYSGEVELTVGQIIIPVHISELFWLTLGLITAISIILAGLITDPEVGWTILSVIIGGSIMVLGYFIYQMYFLFPLFGIEAIAIAEVPVNIGQMTIGLIIAVPASRIIRKIFLTGGK
- a CDS encoding flavodoxin family protein yields the protein MRALIVSGSPHKNGLCATISNEIANGIKAAGGESKIVFLAEKSVSACRACTSPLCWQEMECVIEDDALELRRLLNDCDALAFVAPVYFLSVNGLSKNFMDRMRYYGGNGKPAMAVSVAGGTGKGCVLALQEICRWLIMLGFRPQNPLPVTRYNLDTALIEVKVRGKRMVGVKPQRFSSLAEKVAYYESLPYMKYSVIDEILLLAKEAVNGIMRKGRADLISEAKEKIEVGETLLRIGKISDAIKVITEAHEESMRIFNEVSRQ
- a CDS encoding CoA-binding protein; translated protein: MSGDEDLIKDILSKYRTIAIIGLSRDPEKDSYRVARYLAEHGFKIIPVNPNADVILGEKCYASLPEIPADKQKMIEIVNIFRPPGEVPGIVEQAIQLRRFHGKPYVIWTQLGIINERAAGMAKDAGFVVIMDRCIMREHMRLFKK
- a CDS encoding fibrillarin-like rRNA/tRNA 2'-O-methyltransferase; amino-acid sequence: MSVKVEPLPKFDGVYRVTLEDGSHRIASKNLAPGKDVYGERLIKYADAEYRVWDPYRSKIAAAILKGLKMLPIRAGYKVLYLGAASGTTASHVSDIVGEEGHVFCIEFAPRPLKELVDNVCRYRPNMSPILADARLPEKYANMVEKVDMIYCDVAQPEQAQILADNAKIFLKKGGWIMLAIKARSIDVTKEPSEIYKREIAILEKNGFQIHQVIHLEPYDKDHAMILAQYLPDK